From a single Paenibacillus sp. FSL W8-0426 genomic region:
- a CDS encoding S-layer homology domain-containing protein, protein MRNTSELIKENSHVMNAQGGEKKVMKKILSVALSTAMAFSMFASVAFGDTAVTPQQQFDALKAKGIFNGYPNGTAGLDKDMTRAEFAKVITKLLGLKEVTGTLSYNDPNYTAKNWAVPYIEAVTAAGIMEGKNTEKKIFDFNGKVTIAEMATILTRALDLEVPTETNNSAPAWAKGYVQAAINAGLLDSGLDFTKNASRELLVGAAYAIDQAQNLKVTKYEVSEAGKVVTFTISDGETVKVTLDKALEANKETEVKFTYKDKEFTEKVTYVTTVAQAVSSVSATNLKEITVKFDGTVDPSTAESTNNYVISGISFKSATLSDDKTTVTLLIDANSSSLTNQRATSLQINNVKNADGTKTFTQKVEFTPLDVAVPEVKEVKALGTKAFKVVFSEPVQQSTVNATSFRVDNNVIAASVKYVYPNTAIVTTDLTAGEHTLRVSDVKDFSGLTIVPVESKFTATVDTAAPQVVSVKSNDLKEVTVEFDETVKSVASAYANVTGNSAQSIEINDNKVTLKFNNPLNYSENVIHLASVSDYSNNSASVDAKVVPTLDTIRPTVVSTDFYVENGNYYAKFQFSKSLKVDSATNADNYVLKNSDGKVPSIAGVDSNGHPVIKPVYTDSNKTVVVNLGSSLNADATYTLTVSGVVDTAYVGNVLLPYTATLNANTAQNGKVTRVWADVTKAKPNYIYVQFNKTLATTGEGNALEAAKYVVKDANGKSFQIAKENNDINLISTNTVRLAVTGTVPAGFDWTGKVEVTASYIKDSEGKYFNNNGFTIGDSLGGSTIGVTDAVYATSRKEIKIKFDAALSNVNLSDFSVTGVSSQPTSYTLTDNNKTLLLKFADDAIPVSLAGVFVSTVSSPQTQDAYGNRIAEIKTPIQVQDGIAPTFVSGGFTKTGNVYTAKITVSENVYQSDKVTDAFVKELFTLNIGSDEVKIDTVKVDGTNQITVTATATATQAGNGNALVSLKFNGTNNESAKAVADKNGNALGAITVAAQNSTIVAP, encoded by the coding sequence ATGAGGAACACGAGCGAACTTATTAAAGAAAATTCCCATGTTATGAACGCCCAAGGAGGAGAAAAAAAGGTTATGAAGAAAATTTTATCCGTCGCTTTGTCTACAGCAATGGCATTCTCGATGTTTGCATCTGTAGCATTCGGTGATACAGCAGTAACACCTCAACAACAATTCGATGCTTTGAAAGCTAAAGGCATCTTCAACGGCTATCCAAATGGTACAGCAGGTCTGGACAAAGACATGACTCGCGCTGAGTTTGCAAAAGTCATCACTAAATTGCTGGGTCTGAAAGAAGTTACTGGAACTCTTTCCTATAACGATCCAAACTACACAGCTAAAAACTGGGCTGTACCTTACATCGAAGCAGTAACAGCTGCTGGTATCATGGAAGGTAAAAACACTGAGAAAAAAATCTTCGATTTCAACGGTAAAGTAACCATTGCTGAAATGGCTACAATCCTGACTCGTGCACTGGATCTGGAAGTTCCAACTGAAACTAACAACAGTGCTCCAGCTTGGGCTAAAGGTTATGTTCAAGCGGCAATCAACGCTGGTTTGCTTGATTCCGGTTTGGACTTCACCAAAAACGCTTCCCGTGAATTGCTCGTAGGCGCTGCTTACGCAATTGACCAAGCGCAAAACCTGAAAGTTACAAAATATGAAGTAAGTGAAGCAGGTAAAGTCGTTACTTTCACAATCAGCGACGGCGAAACTGTAAAAGTGACTTTGGATAAAGCTCTCGAAGCTAACAAAGAAACTGAAGTGAAATTTACTTACAAAGATAAAGAGTTCACTGAAAAAGTTACTTATGTAACTACAGTAGCTCAAGCAGTATCTTCCGTATCCGCGACTAACTTGAAAGAAATCACAGTTAAATTCGACGGTACTGTAGATCCTTCTACTGCTGAAAGCACTAATAACTATGTTATTAGCGGAATCTCTTTCAAAAGCGCTACATTGTCCGATGATAAAACAACTGTAACATTGTTGATCGATGCAAACTCTTCTTCTTTGACTAACCAAAGAGCGACTAGCCTGCAAATCAACAACGTTAAAAACGCTGATGGTACAAAAACATTCACACAAAAAGTTGAGTTTACTCCACTTGATGTAGCAGTTCCAGAAGTGAAAGAAGTAAAAGCACTCGGAACTAAAGCGTTCAAAGTTGTATTCAGCGAGCCAGTTCAACAATCTACAGTTAACGCTACTTCTTTCCGCGTTGACAACAACGTGATTGCTGCTTCTGTAAAATACGTTTACCCTAACACGGCAATCGTAACTACAGATCTGACTGCAGGTGAACACACGCTGCGTGTGAGCGATGTTAAAGACTTCTCCGGTCTGACAATCGTTCCAGTAGAAAGCAAATTCACTGCAACGGTAGATACAGCTGCGCCACAAGTTGTTTCTGTTAAGTCCAACGACTTGAAAGAAGTAACTGTTGAATTCGACGAAACTGTGAAGAGCGTTGCAAGTGCATATGCAAACGTAACTGGAAACAGTGCACAATCGATCGAAATCAATGACAACAAAGTAACTCTGAAGTTCAACAACCCATTGAACTACAGTGAAAACGTTATTCACTTGGCTTCCGTAAGTGACTACAGCAACAACTCTGCTTCTGTAGATGCTAAAGTGGTTCCAACACTGGATACTATTCGTCCTACTGTTGTAAGCACAGACTTCTACGTTGAGAACGGAAACTACTATGCTAAGTTCCAATTCAGCAAATCGTTGAAAGTTGATTCCGCAACAAATGCTGACAACTATGTGCTGAAAAACTCTGACGGTAAAGTTCCTTCCATCGCAGGAGTTGATTCTAACGGACATCCAGTAATCAAACCTGTATACACAGATAGCAACAAAACTGTTGTTGTAAACCTGGGTAGCAGCTTGAATGCTGACGCTACTTACACATTGACTGTGTCCGGTGTTGTAGATACTGCATATGTTGGTAACGTATTGTTGCCTTACACTGCTACTCTGAACGCTAACACAGCTCAAAACGGTAAAGTTACTCGTGTATGGGCTGATGTAACAAAAGCTAAGCCGAACTACATCTATGTTCAATTTAACAAAACTTTGGCAACAACTGGTGAAGGAAACGCTTTGGAAGCAGCAAAATATGTTGTTAAAGATGCGAATGGTAAATCCTTCCAGATTGCGAAAGAAAACAATGATATTAACTTGATCTCTACAAACACTGTACGTCTTGCTGTTACTGGTACTGTTCCAGCTGGTTTTGATTGGACTGGTAAAGTTGAAGTTACTGCAAGCTACATCAAAGATTCCGAAGGTAAATACTTCAATAACAATGGTTTCACTATTGGAGATTCGCTGGGCGGTTCTACAATCGGCGTAACTGATGCTGTATACGCTACTAGCCGCAAAGAAATCAAAATCAAATTTGACGCTGCATTGTCCAACGTTAACTTGAGTGATTTCTCCGTAACTGGCGTTTCTTCCCAACCAACTTCTTACACATTGACAGACAACAACAAAACATTGTTGCTGAAATTTGCTGACGATGCAATCCCAGTAAGTCTGGCTGGCGTATTCGTAAGCACTGTATCTTCACCACAAACTCAAGATGCTTATGGAAACAGAATTGCTGAAATCAAAACTCCAATTCAGGTTCAAGATGGTATCGCTCCAACATTTGTAAGTGGTGGATTCACTAAAACAGGAAATGTTTACACTGCTAAAATCACTGTATCTGAAAATGTTTATCAAAGTGACAAAGTAACAGATGCTTTCGTTAAAGAACTGTTCACTCTGAACATTGGTTCTGATGAAGTTAAGATTGACACTGTTAAAGTAGATGGTACTAACCAAATCACAGTAACAGCTACAGCTACAGCTACTCAAGCAGGCAACGGAAACGCACTCGTATCGTTGAAATTCAACGGAACGAACAACGAATCCGCTAAAGCAGTAGCTGATAAAAATGGCAACGCTCTGGGCGCAATCACAGTTGCAGCTCAAAACAGCACAATCGTAGCTCCTTAA
- a CDS encoding S-layer homology domain-containing protein, which yields MQRMKKPMIWLMMLALVVTLIPAGLAPVASAAGQTSYFTPDNAANVQLKDTVGLKLTGTADFLSRTNAYLVTNSEQAITGTFTNVTGSTLGVNVQLLNLKDGTWIPDNTRVAPGVITVDPDRPDNRFKANLTLFPGMNKVTFTGSQGPSERSESFYILYDSVPYIEKLQVHGGADPLNLNEGAQIVVDAEQVTLQGTAHNSSKVTVTLNDGQALPTSLLQDGTFYSPVLNLKAGVNDLKITIESGTDKNVFNYSLLYYDDEKPFSQLDLIERNGGVAQTMLSNTPTYGGDPAAADVEVQVLLPVSNASAVPEITVDGTVTGITPNIENIPSVGANTPSYALISFTIPSLAFTSTGGVIDRVQEHSLSVKYGTTTARTNMNFIYLQNETVITDLKYLKDYKGTGTVPAGEPLNGASVSSSDFYIMVETSRDPQNTTLIAEYLPKATSAIDIVLTQKVSATKYIYHITGFKNGTQTVQFKFDGSTAGRNATISFASKNYIFVENLSDGQTYDMGANQPREITVTGKYVDFATLNSQYFVAEIFANGVKVHTTHPDTAATPTQQQLVLGSDGSFSVKIKVDGNSGPLYFGENRIVLTGTGTGDKGQLNQVSKELRIYINDNNVSNIQSFLPAPTKERPNFVEPYNPDDQWVKNLLTLSPEFTFRDQKYTTSLKTFDLVLRGAGATRMSLSMGTQKIFDLNIPDAGTSTWQEPSIDPQYALDNSPDTVIVDRTGQQQDFMVRLRNLKADTPGTYIYTLDLYNKTGAKTSQKVEIVREAAGYRILSPQPTSGNQIVVNKNFVHFDIEAEGATSVVIDKETATKLQNTETDRFAVDYVGLKQDKSNKIKITVDRNGVKTTDTIEIYYTGAAGVDSQYMAPKVNTKYSAFNKRVELSFPKGTVMESTNNSGIKTFYPNNLLLFGIADPTTGIVERRNDYGSIVGFKTADEDPSPLTVPEEYYRRFSAIVGDTVNFSPISDIYWISGGLGESGTRGTSNYKASTNGSGPYTTEALYGDPQLPAERKIKPSQRGTLTLTYDSNVVDDAGSTISVFYYSPNREWKRIGGVVDSKKHTVTVPFDNFGYYKVMKLRRSYNDVTNHGWARNILNALYAKGFMTPLRFEQFGTDDRTSRGEFATLLVKGLNLPITSDNRPTFTDVAAGTSSITWDYDSIETAARAGIITGLTDGVFGPDQPLTREQAAVMIARALELKVAANDTKLQTALAKSFIDSGSMETYARPAIQAVSKAKIMEGSPVTVAGQTKPQYAFNPKGNLTRAEAGKIAVELLKKSTKIFPKTLS from the coding sequence ATGCAGCGTATGAAAAAGCCGATGATTTGGCTGATGATGTTGGCGCTGGTGGTTACGTTGATACCAGCAGGCCTTGCACCAGTCGCATCGGCGGCAGGACAAACGAGTTATTTTACTCCTGACAATGCGGCTAATGTACAATTGAAAGATACAGTTGGTTTGAAACTGACAGGTACGGCAGACTTTTTGTCTCGTACTAACGCGTACCTTGTAACAAACAGTGAACAAGCTATTACAGGTACATTCACCAATGTGACGGGCTCCACGCTTGGCGTGAATGTACAGTTGTTGAATTTGAAAGACGGTACATGGATTCCTGACAACACACGTGTTGCCCCAGGGGTCATCACGGTAGACCCGGACCGTCCGGATAATCGCTTTAAAGCGAATCTTACCCTGTTCCCGGGAATGAACAAAGTGACCTTCACGGGATCGCAGGGACCGAGCGAACGCTCCGAAAGCTTCTACATCCTGTATGATTCCGTGCCTTATATCGAAAAATTGCAAGTGCATGGGGGAGCAGACCCGCTAAACCTGAATGAAGGTGCTCAGATTGTCGTGGATGCTGAGCAAGTGACGCTGCAAGGGACGGCTCACAACTCCTCCAAGGTAACCGTGACGCTCAATGATGGACAGGCATTGCCAACATCGTTGCTCCAGGACGGAACGTTCTATTCTCCTGTACTGAATTTGAAGGCCGGCGTCAATGATCTTAAAATTACGATCGAAAGCGGAACAGACAAAAACGTCTTTAATTATTCGCTTTTGTATTATGACGATGAGAAACCATTCTCGCAGCTGGATCTGATTGAAAGGAACGGCGGCGTGGCCCAAACCATGTTGTCCAATACACCTACCTACGGCGGAGATCCGGCGGCTGCGGATGTAGAGGTTCAGGTTCTCCTTCCGGTGAGCAACGCGAGCGCGGTGCCCGAAATTACGGTGGATGGCACAGTCACTGGCATTACGCCTAACATTGAGAACATTCCGAGCGTAGGCGCCAATACGCCATCGTATGCGTTGATTTCCTTTACGATTCCTTCGCTTGCGTTTACATCAACAGGAGGCGTAATTGACCGCGTGCAGGAACATTCGTTGTCGGTTAAGTACGGCACTACAACGGCAAGAACGAACATGAACTTCATTTATTTGCAAAACGAGACGGTCATTACGGATTTGAAATACCTCAAGGATTATAAAGGAACAGGTACAGTACCTGCGGGCGAGCCGTTGAACGGCGCAAGCGTAAGCTCCTCTGATTTCTACATTATGGTGGAAACGAGCAGAGATCCGCAAAATACAACTCTTATTGCAGAATACTTGCCTAAAGCGACAAGCGCAATTGATATCGTATTAACGCAAAAAGTTTCGGCAACGAAATATATCTATCACATTACGGGTTTCAAAAACGGCACCCAAACCGTGCAATTTAAATTTGACGGTTCCACTGCGGGACGCAATGCAACCATTTCATTTGCTTCGAAAAACTACATTTTCGTTGAAAACTTGTCCGATGGACAAACGTATGACATGGGTGCCAACCAGCCCCGCGAAATTACCGTTACGGGTAAATACGTGGATTTTGCGACACTGAACAGCCAATACTTTGTTGCAGAAATTTTTGCTAACGGCGTTAAAGTTCATACGACACACCCTGACACCGCAGCTACACCAACACAGCAACAGCTTGTTTTGGGCAGCGACGGAAGCTTCTCGGTGAAGATCAAGGTGGATGGTAATTCAGGACCACTCTATTTCGGGGAAAACCGGATTGTGCTTACAGGAACGGGAACCGGAGACAAAGGTCAGTTAAACCAGGTATCCAAAGAGCTTCGAATCTATATTAACGACAACAACGTATCCAATATCCAAAGCTTCTTGCCTGCACCAACCAAAGAACGTCCGAATTTCGTTGAGCCATATAACCCGGATGACCAATGGGTGAAAAACCTGCTTACGTTGTCCCCGGAATTCACGTTTCGTGATCAAAAGTACACAACCAGTCTGAAGACGTTCGACCTTGTCCTTCGTGGAGCAGGTGCGACACGCATGAGTTTGAGCATGGGTACGCAGAAAATTTTTGACTTGAACATTCCGGATGCAGGCACTTCCACATGGCAAGAGCCAAGCATCGATCCACAGTATGCCCTGGATAACAGCCCCGATACGGTTATCGTTGACCGGACAGGCCAGCAGCAGGATTTCATGGTTCGTTTGCGGAACCTCAAGGCGGATACGCCGGGGACATATATTTATACGCTTGACCTGTACAACAAAACGGGAGCCAAAACAAGCCAAAAGGTAGAGATCGTACGCGAAGCAGCAGGTTATCGCATCCTGTCTCCTCAACCAACGTCCGGCAACCAAATCGTTGTGAACAAAAACTTTGTGCACTTTGATATCGAGGCCGAGGGTGCAACCTCCGTCGTCATCGATAAAGAGACTGCAACGAAGCTGCAAAATACGGAAACCGATCGTTTTGCAGTGGATTACGTAGGATTGAAACAAGACAAATCCAACAAAATCAAAATCACGGTCGACCGTAATGGCGTAAAAACGACGGATACGATTGAAATTTATTATACCGGCGCTGCAGGCGTTGACTCCCAGTACATGGCGCCAAAAGTGAATACCAAATATTCTGCCTTCAACAAACGCGTGGAATTGAGCTTCCCGAAAGGGACGGTTATGGAAAGCACAAATAACAGTGGCATCAAAACGTTCTATCCAAACAACCTGCTGTTGTTCGGGATTGCTGATCCAACGACAGGGATCGTGGAACGACGTAACGATTACGGCAGCATTGTCGGTTTCAAAACGGCAGACGAGGATCCGTCGCCGCTGACGGTTCCTGAAGAGTATTACAGAAGATTTTCTGCCATTGTTGGCGATACCGTAAACTTCAGCCCGATTTCGGATATTTACTGGATTAGCGGTGGTTTAGGAGAGTCGGGTACGAGAGGCACTTCCAATTACAAAGCGTCGACCAATGGCAGCGGACCTTACACTACAGAAGCGCTGTATGGCGACCCGCAATTGCCTGCTGAACGGAAGATCAAGCCTTCGCAGCGCGGGACGCTGACATTGACGTATGATTCGAACGTCGTGGATGATGCGGGTTCAACGATTTCCGTATTCTACTATTCGCCGAATCGTGAATGGAAACGCATTGGCGGTGTAGTGGATTCCAAGAAACATACGGTAACCGTACCGTTCGACAACTTTGGCTACTACAAAGTCATGAAGCTGAGAAGAAGTTATAACGACGTTACCAACCATGGATGGGCAAGAAACATTCTTAATGCGCTGTATGCCAAAGGATTTATGACACCGCTCCGGTTTGAGCAATTTGGCACGGACGATCGCACATCCAGAGGTGAGTTTGCTACATTGCTCGTGAAAGGCCTCAATTTGCCGATTACTTCGGACAACAGACCAACCTTCACGGACGTAGCGGCAGGAACCAGCTCCATTACGTGGGATTATGACAGCATCGAGACCGCAGCTAGAGCAGGGATCATTACCGGATTGACTGATGGCGTATTTGGGCCGGACCAGCCGCTTACACGCGAGCAGGCAGCCGTAATGATCGCAAGGGCGCTTGAATTGAAGGTTGCTGCAAATGACACCAAACTGCAAACTGCATTGGCCAAGTCGTTCATCGATTCCGGCAGCATGGAAACCTATGCAAGACCGGCCATCCAGGCCGTCTCCAAGGCTAAAATCATGGAAGGATCGCCTGTTACGGTTGCGGGGCAAACCAAACCTCAGTATGCCTTCAATCCAAAGGGCAATCTGACACGTGCCGAAGCAGGGAAAATTGCCGTCGAGCTGCTTAAGAAGAGCACCAAAATATTCCCTAAAACGTTGAGTTAA
- a CDS encoding MraY family glycosyltransferase gives MVAIFIIGFLVSMGLALALTPLVKKFAVKVGAMDQPNARKVHTRVMPRLGGLGIFLAFMVTVAALLPFVSAWFTTRDMSFVSAFLVGGTIIVLTGALDDRFELSAKVKLLAQIVAASVVVFGFNIRVDFVNIPFQDAYSSLEAWVSIPLTILWIVGVTNAINLIDGLDGLAAGVSGIAIGTIAVMSFLMGNMMIALMCLVLLGSIIGFLFFNFHPAKIFMGDSGSLFLGFSLAMLSMLGFKQIAVVSFITPLIIIGVPLSDTLFAIIRRAVQRKPIFSPDKGHLHHCLRELGFSHRQTVLIIYGIAAFFGVLAIIQSSAAMFEANWVTFVVICIMMFFLQVGAEVIGLVSKTRKPVINFLMRMRMKLNPETRSKS, from the coding sequence ATGGTAGCTATTTTTATCATTGGATTTCTTGTGTCGATGGGACTGGCTCTTGCACTGACACCGCTCGTCAAGAAGTTTGCGGTTAAGGTCGGGGCCATGGACCAGCCAAATGCGCGCAAAGTGCATACGCGGGTCATGCCGCGTCTCGGCGGATTGGGCATCTTTCTCGCATTCATGGTGACAGTAGCCGCATTGCTTCCTTTTGTGTCGGCGTGGTTTACGACAAGGGACATGAGCTTTGTCAGCGCATTCCTGGTCGGCGGAACGATTATCGTATTGACCGGTGCGCTGGATGACCGCTTCGAATTGTCGGCAAAAGTAAAGCTGCTTGCACAGATCGTTGCCGCATCAGTCGTCGTGTTCGGATTCAACATTCGGGTGGATTTCGTCAATATTCCTTTCCAGGACGCGTACTCCTCCTTGGAAGCATGGGTATCCATTCCATTGACCATTCTGTGGATCGTCGGGGTAACGAATGCCATTAACCTGATTGACGGTCTGGATGGTCTGGCTGCCGGCGTATCCGGCATTGCGATCGGTACGATTGCCGTCATGTCGTTCCTCATGGGCAACATGATGATTGCCTTGATGTGTCTGGTGCTGCTGGGCAGCATTATCGGGTTCCTGTTCTTCAACTTCCACCCGGCCAAAATATTCATGGGCGATTCAGGCTCGTTGTTCCTTGGTTTCTCGCTGGCGATGCTGTCCATGCTCGGCTTCAAGCAGATTGCCGTCGTGTCCTTCATTACCCCGCTGATTATTATCGGCGTGCCGCTCTCCGATACGCTGTTCGCGATCATTCGCCGCGCGGTGCAGCGGAAACCGATTTTTTCGCCGGACAAAGGTCACCTGCATCACTGCTTGCGTGAGCTCGGCTTCAGTCATCGTCAGACGGTACTGATCATCTATGGCATTGCCGCATTCTTCGGCGTACTGGCGATCATTCAATCATCGGCAGCCATGTTCGAAGCGAACTGGGTCACTTTCGTCGTGATCTGTATCATGATGTTCTTCCTGCAGGTAGGGGCGGAAGTTATCGGGCTTGTCAGCAAAACCAGAAAACCGGTTATTAATTTCCTGATGCGCATGCGCATGAAACTGAACCCGGAAACACGTTCCAAGTCCTAG
- a CDS encoding WecB/TagA/CpsF family glycosyltransferase, which produces MKMNQTSSVPTVPIYGIPFSKLDMKETVEVLREAVLSKQPHQVITANPIMVMAALENPAMMKVMQSAELIVPDGTGVVWAANYCGEPVAERVPGFELLHELLRVGEHYRWGVYLLGSTPEVIQATAERLQQQYPAVRIVGYRDGYFGPDEDEQVVESIRAAAPDLLFVARGADTQEPWIHKYKNKLQVPVMMGVGGSFDVISGKSKRAPKLFQKLRLEWFYRLLREPSRAGRMLALPKFALKVMRDKENVIKSR; this is translated from the coding sequence ATGAAGATGAATCAGACCAGTTCTGTTCCTACGGTTCCGATCTATGGCATCCCGTTCTCGAAGCTGGACATGAAAGAAACGGTGGAGGTTCTCCGGGAAGCGGTATTGTCCAAACAGCCGCATCAGGTGATTACAGCTAATCCGATCATGGTCATGGCCGCATTGGAGAATCCGGCGATGATGAAAGTCATGCAGTCGGCCGAGCTGATCGTTCCTGACGGCACCGGCGTCGTGTGGGCCGCGAACTATTGCGGTGAACCGGTGGCGGAGCGCGTGCCGGGGTTTGAGCTTTTACATGAATTGCTGCGCGTCGGTGAACACTATCGCTGGGGCGTATATTTGCTCGGTTCCACGCCGGAAGTGATTCAAGCGACGGCGGAACGGTTACAACAGCAATATCCTGCGGTGCGCATTGTAGGGTATCGCGACGGGTACTTCGGTCCGGATGAAGATGAGCAGGTGGTTGAGTCGATTCGCGCAGCTGCGCCGGATCTGCTGTTCGTTGCCCGGGGAGCCGATACTCAGGAACCGTGGATTCACAAGTATAAGAACAAGCTTCAAGTGCCTGTCATGATGGGCGTCGGAGGCAGTTTTGACGTGATTTCGGGTAAGAGCAAACGCGCACCGAAGCTGTTCCAGAAGCTGAGACTTGAGTGGTTCTATCGGTTGCTGCGGGAACCGAGCCGTGCCGGCCGGATGCTTGCGCTTCCGAAATTCGCCTTGAAAGTGATGCGCGATAAAGAAAACGTGATAAAATCCCGATAA
- the csaB gene encoding polysaccharide pyruvyl transferase CsaB has translation MVTTSQKLVISGYYGFRNSGDEAVLKSILTSLEEESRRSGITIEPIVLSIDPESTASMYGVRSVHRMKFKEVREAIKESDGLISGGGSLLQDATGLKSIPYYLGVIKLAQWMKKPTFIYAQGIGPVNRKIFNPMIRSVFKSCKYISVRDEQSAEYLRQLGLQWNKINVVPDPVMGLPLPDETQNRNASVSSSKAKDGKLPVIGVSVRFWESDRKELHAIAAGLKKLCTHKNVHLRFMPFHLPGDEQASRFVMEMIGDVSGKGSEISITQDLTDPQLMLQEVSKCDVMIGMRLHSLIYAASQYVPPVGISYDPKIDQFLLRLDSEPVGDTKALDADKLAKTVAKLLDQRSQWLKEREEGITELKQEAKVPAQQIINYLGRKG, from the coding sequence ATGGTCACCACTTCTCAAAAGTTAGTCATCTCGGGATATTACGGTTTTCGCAACAGCGGAGACGAAGCGGTACTGAAATCTATCCTGACATCGCTGGAAGAGGAGAGCCGACGCTCGGGCATAACGATCGAGCCGATCGTGCTCTCCATTGACCCGGAGTCGACCGCCTCTATGTATGGAGTGCGGTCCGTGCACCGGATGAAGTTCAAAGAGGTTCGCGAAGCTATCAAGGAAAGCGACGGACTGATCAGTGGCGGCGGAAGCCTTTTGCAGGACGCGACCGGGTTGAAGTCCATTCCGTATTACCTTGGCGTGATCAAGCTGGCCCAGTGGATGAAGAAACCGACCTTTATCTATGCGCAAGGCATAGGGCCGGTGAATCGAAAGATTTTTAATCCGATGATTCGTTCGGTTTTCAAAAGCTGTAAATACATTTCCGTGCGGGACGAGCAATCGGCCGAATATTTGCGCCAGCTCGGATTGCAGTGGAACAAGATCAATGTGGTGCCCGACCCTGTGATGGGGCTTCCGCTGCCTGACGAAACGCAAAATCGCAATGCATCTGTATCGTCTTCCAAGGCCAAGGACGGCAAGCTCCCGGTGATCGGCGTCTCGGTCCGTTTCTGGGAATCGGATCGCAAAGAGCTTCATGCCATCGCGGCCGGGTTAAAGAAGCTGTGCACGCACAAAAACGTGCATCTGCGTTTCATGCCCTTTCACCTGCCAGGCGATGAGCAGGCTTCGCGTTTCGTGATGGAAATGATCGGAGACGTGTCCGGCAAAGGCAGCGAAATCAGCATCACGCAGGATTTGACCGACCCGCAGCTTATGCTGCAGGAAGTCAGCAAGTGCGATGTCATGATCGGCATGCGCCTGCACAGCCTGATCTACGCGGCTTCGCAGTACGTGCCGCCTGTCGGCATCTCGTACGACCCCAAGATCGACCAGTTCCTGCTTCGCCTGGACAGTGAGCCGGTGGGAGATACAAAGGCGCTGGATGCCGACAAACTGGCCAAAACGGTGGCCAAATTGCTGGATCAGCGCTCGCAGTGGTTGAAGGAGCGCGAAGAAGGCATTACAGAGCTGAAGCAGGAAGCCAAAGTGCCTGCACAGCAAATTATTAACTATTTGGGCCGCAAAGGGTGA